A window from Streptomyces subrutilus encodes these proteins:
- a CDS encoding EF-hand domain-containing protein, whose product MSEKARKLFEALDLDQDGELTRVEVISALRSKGPTLAARGDLPFWGVGDVDDSSALFDAADQNGDAVLSFEEFAAVVDRRFGW is encoded by the coding sequence ATGAGTGAGAAGGCCCGGAAGCTGTTCGAGGCGCTCGATCTGGACCAGGACGGGGAGCTGACCCGCGTGGAGGTGATCTCGGCGCTGCGCTCGAAGGGGCCGACGCTGGCCGCGCGCGGGGACCTGCCGTTCTGGGGCGTGGGGGACGTGGACGACTCGTCGGCGCTGTTCGACGCGGCGGACCAGAACGGGGACGCGGTGCTGAGCTTCGAGGAGTTCGCCGCGGTGGTCGACCGGCGGTTCGGCTGGTAG
- a CDS encoding FBP domain-containing protein, which yields MEPLSEKQIRSSFVNCTKGEAARLRLPLDFAELPWPELDFLGWVDPGAPLRAHLVLPREQGPVGISLRVPSVGRTSAVKSSLCQICLTGHASSGVTLFAAPLAGARGREGNTVGTYICADLACPLYVRGRRQPKLRTARYEESLTLEERLERMAGNLDAFAAKVTAG from the coding sequence GTGGAACCGCTCAGTGAGAAACAGATCCGCTCGTCCTTCGTGAACTGCACCAAGGGCGAGGCGGCGCGGCTGCGACTGCCGCTCGATTTCGCCGAACTCCCCTGGCCGGAGCTGGACTTCCTGGGGTGGGTGGATCCGGGGGCGCCCCTGCGGGCGCATCTGGTGCTGCCCCGGGAGCAGGGGCCGGTGGGGATCTCCCTGCGGGTGCCGTCCGTGGGGCGGACCAGTGCCGTGAAGTCCAGCCTGTGCCAGATCTGCCTGACCGGGCACGCCTCCTCCGGGGTGACCCTGTTCGCGGCCCCGCTGGCGGGGGCGCGGGGGCGGGAGGGGAACACGGTGGGCACGTACATCTGCGCCGACCTGGCCTGCCCGCTGTACGTGCGCGGCAGGCGCCAACCGAAGCTGCGGACGGCGCGGTACGAGGAGTCGCTGACCCTGGAGGAGCGGCTGGAGCGGATGGCGGGCAACCTGGACGCCTTCGCCGCGAAGGTCACCGCCGGCTAG